Proteins found in one bacterium genomic segment:
- a CDS encoding peptide transporter, which translates to MAEMEIKDFEPEISEKFEPGFNARTVLAILFIGFIMLPASIYFFLITGGGLGGAAQWVTVILLLEIAKRSFIQLKKQELYIIYIIAGSVIGLEHLAALLIWRQYLVQSPPAQFFGLTENMPNWVVPPAGSEALMKRTFLHKDWIKPIVIVILTSLLYRINMFSMGYFLFRITNDIEKLPFPMAPVASEGATALAESGAKKETWRWRVFSISAMIGIIFGAFYVVIPAITGLLMATPLQLFPIPWVDFTTQLETVLPSGLFGFATDLGVILTGFILPFPVIVGTFIGSILCKTFGNPLLHKIGIIKNWQPGMTAVPANVVTTMDFWINATIGTGIVVGIIGIWRVLRAFSSFKNKDNEKQAVTIPPDRGDYPIPVAIGIWILSTILYLIITKTLVPNFPVWIFIFFGIILTPFLSYTSARMFGITGVATGIAFPMLREATFILSGYKGVEIWYAPIPYFNHGHTAQAFKQLELTRTRFTSWYKGEFTAFGITLIATFLFWQIIWKMNPIPSSAYPYVQKIWPMNATFEALWTTSTLPTGEKWMIKAIKAKYILSSTFISFLIYGLFLLLKIPIGTFYGMVGGITTLPHYAFPMFIGALLGRFYMAKKIGPNWRRYTPIILAGYSCGMGLIGMVSIAVALIAKTIFQIIY; encoded by the coding sequence ATGGCAGAAATGGAAATAAAGGACTTTGAACCAGAAATATCAGAAAAATTTGAACCAGGTTTTAATGCAAGAACAGTTCTGGCTATTTTATTCATTGGTTTTATAATGCTTCCCGCCTCAATTTATTTCTTTCTCATTACAGGTGGTGGACTTGGGGGTGCTGCTCAATGGGTAACGGTTATTCTTCTTCTTGAGATAGCAAAAAGGTCATTTATTCAGTTGAAAAAACAGGAACTTTACATAATTTATATAATCGCTGGTTCTGTTATAGGACTTGAACACCTTGCAGCCCTTTTGATATGGAGGCAATATCTTGTTCAATCACCTCCTGCCCAATTTTTTGGATTAACTGAAAATATGCCCAACTGGGTTGTTCCTCCTGCTGGTTCTGAAGCATTGATGAAAAGAACATTTTTACATAAGGACTGGATAAAACCAATAGTAATAGTTATTTTAACAAGTTTACTTTACAGAATAAATATGTTTTCAATGGGTTATTTCCTATTTCGTATTACAAACGATATTGAAAAATTACCTTTCCCAATGGCTCCTGTTGCTTCAGAAGGAGCAACAGCACTTGCTGAAAGTGGAGCAAAAAAAGAAACATGGAGATGGCGTGTTTTCAGTATTTCTGCAATGATTGGTATTATTTTTGGTGCTTTTTATGTTGTCATCCCTGCAATAACAGGTCTTTTAATGGCAACTCCCCTTCAACTTTTTCCAATTCCATGGGTTGATTTTACAACACAATTAGAAACAGTTTTACCATCTGGACTTTTTGGATTTGCAACAGACCTTGGAGTTATTCTTACTGGATTTATTTTACCTTTCCCTGTTATTGTTGGAACTTTTATTGGTTCAATTTTATGTAAAACTTTTGGGAATCCATTACTTCATAAAATTGGTATAATAAAAAACTGGCAACCAGGTATGACAGCAGTTCCAGCAAATGTTGTAACTACAATGGATTTCTGGATAAATGCAACTATTGGAACAGGAATAGTCGTTGGTATTATAGGAATATGGAGAGTATTAAGAGCATTTTCAAGTTTTAAAAACAAAGATAATGAAAAACAGGCAGTTACAATTCCTCCTGATAGAGGTGACTATCCTATACCAGTAGCAATTGGAATATGGATATTATCAACTATTTTATATCTTATAATAACAAAAACCCTTGTTCCAAATTTTCCTGTATGGATTTTCATTTTCTTTGGTATAATTCTTACTCCATTTTTAAGTTATACATCTGCAAGAATGTTTGGAATAACAGGAGTTGCTACTGGCATTGCATTTCCTATGTTAAGAGAAGCAACATTTATATTAAGTGGATATAAAGGAGTTGAAATATGGTATGCTCCGATTCCATATTTTAATCATGGACATACTGCACAGGCATTTAAACAACTTGAACTTACAAGAACAAGATTTACTTCATGGTATAAAGGAGAATTTACTGCTTTTGGTATAACTCTTATTGCAACATTTTTATTCTGGCAGATAATATGGAAAATGAATCCAATACCTTCCTCTGCATATCCATATGTTCAGAAAATCTGGCCTATGAATGCCACATTTGAAGCACTTTGGACAACAAGTACATTACCAACAGGTGAAAAGTGGATGATAAAAGCAATAAAGGCAAAATATATATTAAGTTCAACTTTTATAAGTTTCCTTATTTATGGACTATTTTTATTACTCAAAATCCCAATTGGGACATTTTATGGAATGGTTGGTGGAATTACAACTCTACCTCATTATGCATTTCCAATGTTTATTGGAGCACTTCTTGGAAGATTTTATATGGCAAAAAAAATAGGACCTAACTGGAGAAGATATACACCGATAATACTTGCAGGATATTCCTGTGGAATGGGATTAATTGGTATGGTTTCAATTGCAGTTGCTTTAATTGCAAAAACAATATTCCAGATAATTTATTAA